The Geotalea uraniireducens Rf4 genome window below encodes:
- a CDS encoding IPT/TIG domain-containing protein: protein MISRFIVFLIVITLATFQPVFAAKGKKVAQRAAAQKTPAPPEEQSPPINILSIIPAQGEPGVTVTLSGTGFTDKTTAFLGGVGMPTKVIGPKILTFDIPDLPPGLYALFLRREDGATSKPYNFILQAQKPVAMSLSPDTIYNCASGKEREVVVSGRNFQEGAQILLDGAAIKSRTLSRESISFNAPSQLFSGLHQVQVKNPTDEVSGAVALFINSKPEILSVSQGGEFVNYYELIIEGKNFQQGSTLVVDGANLNSGTAPATEREKIVYIDCTRLIYQRHPYDSTPKSFSLQVINPNSEESPVVTVNAP, encoded by the coding sequence GTGATATCCCGTTTCATCGTTTTTTTGATCGTTATTACACTTGCGACTTTCCAGCCGGTCTTCGCGGCAAAGGGCAAAAAAGTGGCCCAACGGGCTGCTGCACAAAAGACGCCCGCCCCCCCGGAAGAGCAGAGCCCTCCCATCAACATCCTGAGCATCATCCCTGCCCAGGGTGAGCCGGGGGTAACCGTAACCCTCAGCGGCACTGGATTTACCGACAAGACCACTGCGTTTCTTGGTGGTGTCGGTATGCCGACGAAAGTGATAGGGCCCAAAATACTTACCTTCGACATACCCGATCTCCCCCCCGGACTCTATGCTCTCTTTTTAAGGCGGGAAGATGGAGCTACCAGCAAACCGTATAACTTTATACTACAGGCGCAAAAGCCGGTGGCGATGTCACTGTCGCCCGACACGATATACAATTGTGCCAGCGGGAAGGAGCGCGAAGTGGTTGTCAGTGGTCGGAATTTCCAGGAAGGGGCGCAGATCCTGCTGGACGGAGCTGCGATCAAAAGCCGCACTCTCTCGCGCGAATCCATTTCATTCAACGCTCCATCCCAGCTCTTCAGCGGACTCCACCAAGTGCAGGTGAAAAACCCTACGGATGAAGTTTCCGGTGCGGTTGCCCTTTTCATCAATTCCAAGCCGGAGATTCTAAGCGTTAGTCAGGGGGGAGAGTTCGTCAATTACTATGAACTGATTATCGAAGGGAAAAACTTTCAGCAGGGATCGACGCTCGTGGTGGATGGCGCAAATCTTAACAGTGGAACAGCACCCGCCACCGAACGTGAAAAGATTGTTTATATTGACTGCACCCGCCTCATTTACCAACGCCACCCGTACGACTCGACCCCGAAAAGCTTTAGTCTCCAGGTGATAAATCCAAACAGCGAGGAAAGCCCGGTAGTAACGGTGAATGCTCCGTGA
- a CDS encoding VOC family protein: MQLAVADLGVTEAFYGGILDVSVERALTSPGAPEHLVMEQDGCVVIFVEESAVVQAHPILGDRFNVYPKGVGLTLHFRVNDIEEISDALDDEGLEILYPLERKPYGTLELWCFDPDGYLVVLEQPVKSGR; the protein is encoded by the coding sequence ATGCAGCTGGCGGTCGCGGATCTGGGGGTCACCGAAGCCTTTTACGGGGGAATTCTGGATGTGTCCGTGGAGAGAGCGCTGACATCTCCCGGTGCGCCAGAGCACCTGGTCATGGAACAGGACGGTTGTGTCGTTATCTTTGTTGAGGAGTCGGCCGTGGTTCAGGCTCATCCAATTCTGGGGGATCGCTTCAACGTCTACCCGAAGGGGGTAGGATTGACCCTCCATTTTCGCGTGAATGACATTGAAGAGATAAGCGATGCTCTCGATGATGAGGGATTGGAAATCCTCTATCCGCTTGAGCGCAAGCCATACGGTACATTGGAGTTGTGGTGTTTCGACCCTGACGGCTACCTGGTGGTGCTGGAGCAGCCGGTTAAAAGCGGGCGGTAG
- a CDS encoding cytochrome c biogenesis CcdA family protein, protein MESTNITVVGAFIAGFLSFLSPCVLPLIPSYITYITGLSFSDLQMEHPSHKVRQQTIIHSLLFIAGFTFVFVLLGASATFIGGFLQAHMTALRRVGGVLIVVFGIHVSGIFDIGVLLGEKRLTLHRKPAGFFGSFVVGVAFAAGWTPCIGPILASILMVAATESTVYRGIGLLLAYSMGLAIPFFLASLAMHQFLVLFTRFKKYIRIFEIVTGVFLIIVGILIFTNYLSIFSRYTTIWFGGE, encoded by the coding sequence ATGGAATCCACCAACATAACCGTTGTCGGAGCGTTCATCGCGGGCTTTCTCTCGTTCCTCTCACCATGCGTGCTCCCCCTTATTCCTTCCTATATCACCTATATAACCGGCCTTTCCTTCAGCGACCTGCAGATGGAGCATCCGTCTCACAAGGTCAGGCAGCAGACGATTATCCATTCGCTCCTTTTTATCGCTGGTTTTACCTTTGTCTTTGTTCTGCTCGGTGCTTCTGCAACCTTTATCGGCGGTTTCCTCCAGGCGCACATGACCGCGTTAAGAAGGGTGGGTGGTGTTCTCATCGTTGTTTTCGGTATCCATGTGTCGGGAATTTTCGATATCGGGGTTTTGCTTGGGGAGAAACGGCTGACCCTCCATCGTAAACCGGCCGGCTTTTTCGGCAGTTTTGTCGTCGGCGTGGCTTTTGCCGCCGGCTGGACTCCCTGCATCGGTCCGATACTCGCCTCGATCCTGATGGTGGCGGCTACCGAGAGTACCGTCTATCGGGGGATAGGGCTGCTGCTTGCTTATTCCATGGGGCTTGCCATCCCGTTCTTCTTGGCTTCATTGGCCATGCACCAGTTTCTTGTCCTGTTTACCCGTTTCAAAAAGTACATCCGCATCTTCGAGATCGTTACCGGGGTTTTCCTGATCATCGTCGGCATTCTTATTTTTACCAATTATCTTTCCATTTTCAGCCGATACACGACCATCTGGTTCGGCGGGGAGTGA
- a CDS encoding TlpA disulfide reductase family protein, giving the protein MKKIIFAVMILFSVAVIGCSRQEEPVIEGKVAPDFTLKDLAGRQVRLSDFRGKVVFLNFWATWCPPCREEIPSMVRLDRMMAGKPFQMLAVSIDEGGKDAVKRFFKNSGAALPALLDTDQAISKRYGTTGVPETFILDKKGVIVKKVVGGMDWSDPQVVAFFNEIMKPQM; this is encoded by the coding sequence ATGAAAAAGATTATTTTTGCTGTGATGATTTTATTTAGTGTTGCGGTTATCGGTTGTTCCCGCCAGGAGGAGCCGGTCATAGAAGGGAAGGTGGCGCCCGATTTCACCTTGAAGGATTTAGCCGGCCGTCAGGTACGCCTTTCGGACTTCAGGGGGAAGGTTGTCTTCCTCAATTTCTGGGCGACCTGGTGTCCTCCCTGTCGTGAAGAAATCCCGTCCATGGTCAGACTGGATCGGATGATGGCCGGGAAACCTTTCCAAATGCTGGCCGTATCCATCGATGAGGGGGGTAAGGACGCTGTAAAGCGATTTTTCAAGAATTCGGGGGCGGCGTTGCCGGCACTCCTTGATACCGACCAGGCGATCAGTAAACGCTATGGAACTACCGGGGTACCGGAAACCTTTATATTGGACAAAAAGGGTGTTATAGTAAAAAAAGTTGTTGGCGGTATGGATTGGAGTGATCCGCAGGTGGTAGCTTTTTTCAATGAGATCATGAAGCCGCAGATGTAA
- a CDS encoding sigma-54-dependent transcriptional regulator: MAAKILIIDDDTSLRRVLEYNLQEEGYEVVTAADGEAGLALFAECSPALVVTDLKMPGISGFQVLATIKERSPATLVIVITAFGAIDTAIEAMKLGAYDYITKPFNRDQLKLVVKKALELQGLSEENRLLKEELTERAEFRNIIGISRGMERVFAIVRKVADTEATVLITGESGTGKELVAKSIHSLSSRRASPFVPINCAAIPRDLLESELFGHVKGAFTGAVRDKVGKFQSADGGTLFLDEVGELPVDLQPKLLRALQERIVEPVGGTTSQKLDVRVVAATNVDLEAAITEGRFREDLYYRLSVIPIHLPALREREDDVLLLIKHFTAKHGGAGVTFAPRALEVMKHYPWPGNVRELENTIERLLIMRNSDSIDVEDLPAKLRGVKKSREIGVINLPAEGYSLEQLEREIVVEALERSDWNQTAAARFLRIPRHTLIYRMEKYNITPQERKR, translated from the coding sequence ATGGCTGCAAAAATACTTATCATTGATGATGACACTTCGCTGCGACGGGTTCTCGAGTACAACCTCCAGGAAGAGGGGTATGAAGTTGTTACCGCCGCTGACGGTGAGGCGGGGCTTGCACTGTTTGCCGAATGTTCTCCCGCTCTGGTCGTCACCGACCTGAAAATGCCGGGAATAAGCGGTTTTCAAGTACTTGCGACCATAAAGGAGCGCTCTCCCGCCACCCTGGTTATCGTAATTACCGCCTTTGGCGCGATCGATACGGCAATTGAGGCGATGAAGCTTGGCGCCTATGATTACATCACCAAACCGTTCAACCGTGATCAGCTCAAACTGGTGGTAAAGAAAGCATTGGAGCTGCAGGGATTGTCTGAAGAAAACCGGCTTTTAAAGGAGGAACTGACCGAGCGGGCCGAGTTCAGAAACATCATCGGTATTTCCCGGGGGATGGAGCGGGTCTTTGCCATCGTGCGTAAGGTTGCCGATACGGAAGCGACAGTATTAATAACCGGCGAGTCGGGCACCGGCAAAGAACTGGTGGCCAAGTCGATACATTCACTCAGTTCCCGCAGGGCTTCTCCCTTTGTGCCGATAAACTGTGCCGCCATTCCCAGAGACCTTCTTGAGAGCGAGCTGTTCGGTCATGTGAAAGGGGCATTTACCGGGGCGGTCAGGGATAAGGTCGGCAAGTTCCAGTCAGCCGATGGAGGAACCCTATTTCTCGATGAAGTGGGGGAGTTGCCGGTTGACCTCCAACCCAAGCTTTTGCGCGCCTTGCAGGAGAGAATTGTCGAGCCGGTGGGGGGAACCACTTCGCAGAAGCTGGATGTAAGGGTTGTGGCGGCCACCAACGTGGATCTGGAAGCAGCCATAACCGAAGGGCGCTTCCGCGAGGATCTCTATTATCGCCTCTCGGTTATTCCGATTCATCTGCCCGCTTTACGGGAAAGGGAGGATGATGTTCTGCTGCTGATCAAACATTTCACTGCCAAGCATGGTGGGGCAGGTGTCACCTTTGCCCCTCGGGCGCTGGAGGTAATGAAGCACTATCCCTGGCCGGGAAATGTGCGGGAGCTGGAAAATACCATTGAACGCCTGTTGATCATGCGCAACAGCGACAGTATCGATGTTGAGGATCTCCCGGCCAAGCTCCGCGGCGTTAAGAAGAGCCGCGAAATCGGTGTGATTAATCTTCCTGCCGAAGGATATTCCCTTGAACAACTGGAGCGGGAGATCGTTGTCGAGGCGCTTGAGAGAAGCGACTGGAACCAGACCGCCGCGGCCCGTTTTCTCCGTATTCCACGCCACACCCTTATCTACCGTATGGAAAAATACAATATTACGCCCCAGGAGCGGAAAAGATGA
- a CDS encoding two-component system sensor histidine kinase NtrB, producing MKRANIVRLVVPAVFILGISLLHYLTPLHLPMLHDIFQRLYYLPIILAAFWFGLRGGLVSSIVVSIMYAPHVLFQWGVHPSLELEKYLEILLYNIVGGVTGLLSQREVARREELHKTARGLEDSYKKLQSQADLVIEIEEQLRRAERLSVLGELSAVLAHEIRNPLGSIKGTAEILKDSFRPGESNYEFLEILLKETDRLNRVVEDFLGLARPLQVERATCDIMAELNEIVTLISTEAAARGVSIELNPAELPAVHGDREKLRQAFLNLLMNGLQATGRGGKLTVSASCPGPAEESPAVVELSFADTGEGIEPDRLNRIFEPFFTTKPDGTGLGLAITQKIVESHGGSIQVASEKGKGTTFTVRLPV from the coding sequence ATGAAACGTGCAAACATAGTTCGCTTGGTGGTGCCGGCCGTTTTCATACTGGGAATCAGCCTGCTGCATTATTTGACGCCACTGCATCTGCCGATGCTGCACGACATCTTTCAGCGGCTTTATTATTTACCGATAATTCTTGCTGCCTTCTGGTTCGGATTACGAGGCGGCCTCGTCTCTTCCATTGTTGTGAGTATCATGTATGCGCCGCACGTCCTTTTCCAATGGGGGGTACACCCTTCTCTGGAGCTTGAGAAATATCTTGAAATTCTGCTATACAACATCGTGGGTGGAGTCACCGGTCTCCTCTCCCAACGAGAGGTGGCGCGCAGGGAAGAGCTTCACAAGACCGCGAGAGGCCTTGAGGACTCTTACAAGAAGCTGCAGAGCCAGGCCGATCTCGTCATCGAGATCGAAGAGCAGCTGCGGCGGGCGGAAAGGCTGTCAGTCCTGGGAGAGCTTTCCGCAGTGCTGGCCCACGAAATAAGAAACCCGCTCGGCTCCATAAAGGGAACTGCCGAGATATTGAAAGACAGCTTTCGCCCGGGAGAATCGAACTACGAATTTCTGGAGATACTGCTGAAAGAAACCGATCGCCTCAACCGGGTGGTGGAGGATTTTCTCGGGCTGGCAAGACCGCTTCAGGTGGAGAGAGCAACTTGCGACATCATGGCTGAACTGAATGAGATCGTTACCCTGATAAGTACAGAGGCTGCGGCACGCGGCGTCTCGATAGAGTTGAATCCGGCGGAGCTTCCGGCTGTGCATGGAGACCGGGAAAAACTGCGCCAGGCCTTCCTTAACCTGCTGATGAACGGTTTACAGGCTACCGGCCGCGGGGGGAAGCTGACCGTCAGCGCCTCATGCCCCGGGCCTGCGGAAGAGAGCCCTGCCGTTGTCGAGCTTTCTTTTGCCGATACCGGCGAAGGCATTGAGCCTGACAGGCTTAACAGGATATTCGAGCCGTTTTTTACCACCAAGCCGGACGGAACCGGTCTTGGTCTTGCCATCACCCAGAAGATTGTCGAAAGTCACGGCGGCAGCATTCAGGTTGCCAGTGAAAAGGGGAAGGGGACGACCTTCACAGTAAGGCTGCCCGTGTGA
- a CDS encoding polyprenyl synthetase family protein — MEAALALIGEDLKNVELQFKKDLQSDVPLIRKVGEYVLSSGGKRIRPALLLLSAKLCGYHGDRHVPLASVIEFIHTATLLHDDVVDNANLRRGLASANTLWGNEASVLVGDFLFSKSFSLMVADGDLNVLKVLSGATTIIAEGEVLQLVCTSDLDVTTERYIEVVKSKTAILLSAACQSGAILGKASSEREVALQNFGMELGIAFQLVDDTLDYVASEEQFGKSIGHDLEEGKITLPLIHTLQHCTAAEKEKIAEVVDKDVLDEDDFAAVFELVHQYGGIDHAVTVAKDYVARCKAYLDVFEDSPEKYALVNLADYVVTRVK, encoded by the coding sequence ATGGAAGCAGCGCTTGCCCTCATCGGGGAAGACCTGAAAAATGTCGAGTTACAGTTTAAAAAGGATCTTCAGTCGGACGTCCCGCTGATTCGCAAGGTTGGCGAATATGTGCTTTCGAGCGGCGGCAAGAGAATCCGTCCTGCGCTGTTGCTCCTTTCGGCAAAGCTGTGCGGCTATCATGGCGACAGGCATGTACCGTTGGCAAGCGTGATCGAGTTTATCCACACAGCTACCCTTCTGCATGATGATGTGGTGGACAATGCCAACCTTCGTCGAGGTTTAGCTTCCGCCAATACCTTGTGGGGGAATGAAGCGTCAGTTCTTGTGGGGGACTTCCTTTTTTCCAAATCATTCTCTCTGATGGTTGCAGACGGCGACCTCAATGTTCTGAAGGTTCTTTCCGGGGCTACCACGATAATTGCTGAAGGGGAAGTGCTGCAACTGGTCTGCACCAGCGATCTGGATGTAACTACCGAACGTTACATCGAGGTTGTGAAGTCCAAGACAGCCATACTCCTATCAGCCGCATGCCAGTCCGGGGCTATCCTTGGAAAGGCTTCCTCGGAGCGTGAAGTCGCCTTGCAGAATTTCGGCATGGAACTGGGAATAGCCTTCCAACTCGTGGATGATACGCTCGATTATGTTGCCAGTGAAGAGCAGTTCGGCAAGAGCATCGGCCATGACCTGGAAGAAGGAAAAATCACTCTGCCGCTGATCCATACACTGCAGCACTGTACTGCCGCTGAAAAAGAGAAGATTGCCGAAGTTGTCGATAAAGACGTTCTGGACGAAGATGATTTTGCGGCGGTTTTTGAGCTGGTTCACCAATATGGCGGCATTGACCATGCAGTAACGGTGGCAAAAGACTATGTCGCTCGTTGCAAGGCTTACCTGGATGTTTTCGAGGATTCCCCGGAAAAATACGCACTTGTTAATCTGGCTGATTACGTAGTGACTCGCGTTAAATAG